Proteins from a genomic interval of Desulfovibrio litoralis DSM 11393:
- the topA gene encoding type I DNA topoisomerase, with translation MSKDLIIVESPAKVKTIKKFLGNKYAVHASVGHIRDLPSKELGVDENNSFEPHYEVIKGKEKIVQELRRAASGAENVYLAPDPDREGEAIAWHIAELIKDKNKHFKRIQFNEITAKAVKEALEHPREINQNLFHAQQARRVLDRLVGYKISPILWKKVKRGISAGRVQSVALRIIVERERERLAFVPEEYWNISAELLAATPPPVMFALSKYKNKKAVISSGEEADALEAHIKGKPFIIEKVEEKERERQPQPPYITSTLQQSANQRLGYPAKRTMNIAQKLYEGVDLGERGITALITYMRTDSVRISDEARKSAETFIIDTFGAEYYPKKARYFKGKNSAQDAHEAVRPVDVNITPEELKGQVSPEQYQLYKLIWSRFVASQMAAARFHDTNVTVKCNETEWKAKGERLLFPGFLKVNPQKEDAGVLPPLKEGDELKLQSLKKEQKFTQPPARYSEASLVRELEEKGIGRPSTYASIISTLMDREYVYQDEKHFVPTELGYIICDKLTGHFSQLMDIEFTAKMENSLDQVAEGETDWVQLLQNFNADFVPALALAARDMESVKGGVNTDVPCPQCGKPTMIKFGKAGSFLACSGYPDCSFTSNFIKDEQGNIQIQEREKPQLEVVGKCPDCGHDLVIKKARTGSRFIACSNYPNCKHAEPFSTGVKCPNCEKGMIVEKSSKKGKLFYACDQYPNCDLALWDYPVPERCPLCDNPILVKKQSKAKGLVISCPNKSCRYSRSVEE, from the coding sequence ATGTCTAAAGACCTGATTATTGTTGAGTCGCCGGCTAAAGTAAAAACCATAAAAAAATTTTTGGGAAACAAATATGCCGTACATGCGAGCGTTGGACATATTAGAGATTTGCCGTCAAAAGAGCTTGGAGTAGACGAAAATAACTCCTTTGAACCTCACTATGAAGTAATTAAAGGCAAGGAAAAAATTGTCCAAGAACTTCGTCGTGCAGCTTCCGGGGCCGAAAATGTTTATCTGGCTCCCGACCCTGATAGAGAAGGCGAAGCAATAGCTTGGCATATCGCAGAATTAATTAAAGATAAAAATAAACATTTTAAACGTATTCAGTTTAACGAAATTACCGCAAAAGCTGTTAAAGAAGCCCTAGAACACCCAAGAGAAATCAACCAAAATTTGTTTCATGCTCAACAAGCCCGCAGAGTTCTAGACCGTTTAGTGGGTTATAAAATTTCTCCGATACTTTGGAAAAAGGTTAAAAGAGGAATCTCCGCCGGACGTGTTCAATCTGTTGCTTTGCGCATTATTGTTGAAAGAGAAAGAGAACGCCTTGCTTTTGTTCCCGAAGAATATTGGAATATCAGTGCCGAATTACTTGCCGCAACTCCGCCACCTGTAATGTTTGCTTTAAGTAAATATAAAAATAAAAAAGCAGTAATTTCAAGCGGGGAAGAAGCCGACGCACTAGAAGCACATATTAAAGGCAAGCCTTTTATTATTGAAAAAGTTGAAGAAAAAGAAAGAGAAAGGCAACCACAACCACCTTATATTACTTCTACTTTACAACAAAGTGCCAACCAACGTTTAGGTTATCCTGCTAAACGCACAATGAATATTGCTCAAAAACTTTATGAAGGTGTTGACCTTGGCGAGCGGGGGATTACGGCTTTAATTACTTATATGCGTACTGATTCCGTGCGTATTTCTGATGAAGCGAGAAAAAGTGCTGAAACTTTTATTATAGATACTTTTGGTGCGGAATATTATCCTAAAAAAGCCAGATATTTCAAAGGAAAAAACAGTGCCCAAGATGCCCACGAAGCCGTACGTCCTGTTGATGTAAATATTACTCCCGAAGAATTAAAAGGTCAGGTTTCTCCTGAACAATATCAATTATATAAGCTAATTTGGTCTCGCTTTGTTGCCTCTCAAATGGCGGCGGCTCGCTTTCATGATACTAATGTAACCGTAAAATGTAATGAAACGGAATGGAAAGCCAAGGGCGAGCGTTTATTATTTCCCGGCTTTTTAAAAGTTAACCCGCAAAAAGAAGATGCTGGGGTTTTACCCCCTTTAAAAGAGGGCGATGAATTAAAATTACAAAGCCTTAAAAAAGAACAAAAATTTACCCAACCTCCCGCGAGATATTCCGAAGCTTCTTTGGTTAGAGAGCTTGAAGAAAAAGGAATCGGTCGCCCGTCGACTTATGCAAGTATTATTTCTACTCTAATGGATAGAGAATATGTTTATCAAGACGAAAAGCACTTTGTTCCGACTGAGCTGGGTTATATTATTTGTGATAAATTAACAGGACACTTTAGCCAGCTCATGGATATTGAATTTACTGCCAAAATGGAAAATTCTCTTGACCAAGTAGCAGAAGGTGAAACTGATTGGGTGCAATTATTACAAAACTTTAATGCCGATTTTGTTCCGGCTTTAGCTTTAGCGGCGAGAGATATGGAGTCTGTGAAAGGCGGTGTTAATACCGATGTACCTTGTCCGCAATGCGGAAAACCAACTATGATAAAATTTGGTAAGGCGGGTTCTTTTTTAGCCTGTTCCGGTTATCCCGATTGTAGCTTTACCAGTAATTTTATCAAAGACGAACAAGGTAATATACAAATTCAAGAAAGAGAAAAGCCCCAACTTGAAGTTGTTGGAAAATGCCCTGATTGTGGTCATGATTTAGTGATCAAAAAAGCTCGAACCGGAAGTCGCTTTATCGCTTGCAGTAATTATCCGAATTGTAAGCATGCCGAACCGTTTTCGACGGGTGTAAAATGCCCGAATTGTGAAAAGGGTATGATTGTAGAAAAAAGTAGCAAAAAAGGTAAATTGTTTTACGCTTGCGACCAATATCCTAACTGTGATTTAGCTTTATGGGACTATCCGGTTCCTGAGCGTTGTCCTTTATGTGATAACCCTATCTTAGTAAAAAAACAAAGCAAAGCTAAAGGGCTTGTGATTAGTTGTCCGAACAAAAGCTGTCGTTATTCTCGCTCGGTTGAAGAGTAA
- the hslV gene encoding ATP-dependent protease subunit HslV: MEIRGTTILAVKDDTGVAMAGDGQVTFGNSMVMKHTACKLRRLYKGSILAGFAGATADAFTLFERFESKLEESRGNLVRASVEMAKDWRKDKYLRRLEAMLLVANPSNILILSGTGDVIEPDDNIAAIGSGGSFALSSARALARHSSLSPLEIVKESMTIASEICVYTNNHFSFEFIPAQAETPKPITS, from the coding sequence ATGGAAATAAGAGGAACAACAATACTCGCCGTTAAAGATGACACAGGGGTCGCAATGGCAGGCGATGGTCAAGTAACCTTTGGCAACAGCATGGTAATGAAACACACCGCCTGTAAACTACGTCGTTTATATAAAGGTTCTATTTTAGCCGGTTTCGCCGGAGCAACGGCTGATGCTTTTACTTTATTTGAACGCTTTGAATCAAAACTCGAAGAAAGTCGCGGAAACCTCGTCAGGGCGAGCGTTGAAATGGCTAAAGATTGGCGTAAAGATAAATATTTACGCAGACTCGAGGCAATGCTTTTAGTCGCTAACCCAAGCAATATTCTTATATTATCAGGAACGGGAGACGTTATTGAACCCGATGATAATATTGCGGCAATCGGTAGCGGCGGTTCTTTTGCCTTATCTTCCGCCAGGGCGTTGGCACGCCACAGTTCTCTAAGTCCGCTTGAAATTGTTAAAGAATCAATGACAATAGCCTCAGAAATTTGTGTTTATACCAACAACCATTTTTCTTTTGAATTTATCCCTGCTCAAGCGGAAACTCCAAAGCCTATTACATCATAG
- a CDS encoding cupin domain-containing protein: MLIFKSSELPEYHDPSPHNRIVKPLFDKKDIPDAKLSVNTLRLEQNAVVPEHIHDGGVEVIYVLEGILTFTVDGETAEAKPGDIVYVPENIKHSTTNKYPQAGKALCIFTPSNDYTAMRSWTEIK; encoded by the coding sequence ATGCTTATTTTTAAAAGTAGTGAATTGCCGGAATATCACGACCCAAGCCCTCACAACAGAATTGTTAAACCGCTTTTCGACAAAAAAGATATTCCCGACGCCAAACTAAGTGTTAATACTTTACGTTTAGAACAAAATGCCGTTGTTCCTGAACATATTCACGACGGTGGCGTTGAGGTAATTTATGTACTCGAAGGTATTTTAACTTTTACCGTTGACGGCGAAACAGCCGAAGCAAAACCCGGCGATATTGTTTATGTTCCTGAAAACATAAAACATTCAACTACCAATAAATATCCTCAAGCCGGAAAAGCCCTTTGTATTTTTACGCCTTCAAACGACTATACGGCAATGCGTAGTTGGACTGAGATAAAATAA
- the trmD gene encoding tRNA (guanosine(37)-N1)-methyltransferase TrmD gives MHFNIITLFPDFFNGPLNIGLMSKAKEKQLVSFSFHNPRDYTFDIHHQVDDKPFGGGSGMVMMLEPLVRCLRSIDDKNYIKRNPPVSETDSELNKENIKLGLKQKTLESTQTWAKKHSSTQLGKVLLLSPSGKPFTQKMAQELSKEEKVTILCGRYEGFDARIEELFELESISLGDFVLNGGESASLAIIESVSRLLPGFMGDENSANEESFSNGLLEYSHYTRPENFEEISVPEVLRSGNHAKIALWRKEESLRQTFKTRPELLTDQELYKEDVEVIAQVAKEKLARNLHCALVHSPITGKDKKKCTVSLTNLDIHDIARSSCTFGLRNFYISTPLKDQQKLLDDIVLHWVRGVGAKANPDRAKALALVKCVDYIEGAVDDLYQQTGEYPILIGTSALLPSKKQKNKKIAYPKNINFNELRALLKQKPVLLVFGTGHGLHSELIAKLNFMLPPIRPSGYNHLSVRSAVAIMFDRILGDWF, from the coding sequence ATGCATTTTAATATTATCACTTTATTTCCGGATTTTTTCAACGGTCCTTTAAACATCGGTTTAATGAGTAAAGCAAAAGAAAAACAACTTGTTAGCTTTTCTTTTCATAACCCGCGCGATTATACTTTTGATATTCATCATCAAGTCGACGATAAACCTTTTGGCGGTGGCTCCGGCATGGTGATGATGTTAGAACCGTTGGTCCGTTGTTTACGTTCTATCGACGATAAAAATTATATAAAGCGAAATCCGCCTGTTTCTGAAACAGATTCTGAGTTAAACAAAGAAAATATTAAGCTTGGACTCAAACAAAAAACACTGGAATCCACACAAACTTGGGCAAAAAAACATTCTTCTACTCAACTGGGAAAAGTGCTTTTGCTTAGCCCGAGCGGAAAACCCTTTACGCAAAAAATGGCTCAAGAACTCTCGAAAGAAGAAAAAGTTACTATTTTGTGTGGACGTTACGAAGGTTTTGACGCTCGTATAGAAGAACTTTTTGAGCTTGAAAGTATCAGCCTCGGAGATTTTGTTCTCAACGGTGGTGAAAGTGCAAGCCTTGCAATTATTGAGAGTGTGTCAAGGCTATTGCCGGGGTTTATGGGAGACGAAAATTCAGCCAATGAAGAAAGTTTTAGCAATGGCTTATTGGAATATTCTCACTATACCAGACCGGAAAACTTTGAGGAAATCAGCGTTCCTGAGGTTTTACGCAGTGGGAATCACGCAAAAATAGCCCTTTGGCGAAAAGAAGAATCTTTACGACAAACCTTTAAAACACGACCCGAACTATTAACAGACCAAGAATTATACAAAGAAGACGTTGAGGTTATTGCTCAGGTCGCAAAAGAAAAATTAGCCAGAAACCTGCACTGTGCCTTGGTTCATTCCCCTATCACAGGAAAAGATAAAAAAAAATGCACAGTTTCTTTGACAAATCTTGACATTCACGATATAGCAAGAAGTTCATGCACCTTTGGATTAAGAAATTTTTATATTTCAACACCATTAAAAGACCAACAGAAACTACTGGACGATATTGTTTTACATTGGGTCCGGGGGGTCGGGGCTAAAGCAAACCCCGATCGTGCCAAGGCGTTGGCTCTTGTAAAATGTGTTGATTATATTGAGGGAGCAGTCGACGACCTTTATCAACAAACCGGAGAATATCCGATTTTAATAGGGACAAGTGCGTTGCTGCCTTCCAAAAAACAAAAAAATAAAAAAATAGCTTATCCAAAAAACATAAACTTTAATGAACTAAGAGCTTTGTTAAAACAAAAACCTGTCTTGTTAGTTTTTGGAACAGGACACGGGTTGCATTCAGAATTAATCGCAAAATTAAATTTTATGCTCCCACCAATTCGACCAAGTGGTTATAATCACCTTTCCGTACGATCTGCCGTTGCTATTATGTTTGATCGTATACTTGGTGATTGGTTTTAA
- the rplS gene encoding 50S ribosomal protein L19, with the protein MNIIQNIEREQMRMDIPRFKSGDTVKVHMRIIEGEKERVQVFQGNVIRIHRGTTSATFTVRKISDGVGVERIFPLHSPFIEKVEMITEGKVRRARLYFLRNLKGKAARIKPKTNW; encoded by the coding sequence ATGAATATTATTCAAAATATCGAACGTGAACAAATGCGTATGGATATTCCACGCTTTAAATCAGGTGATACCGTTAAGGTTCACATGCGTATTATCGAAGGCGAAAAAGAAAGAGTTCAGGTTTTCCAAGGAAACGTTATCCGTATCCACCGCGGAACCACCAGTGCTACTTTTACAGTGCGTAAAATTTCTGATGGTGTGGGCGTTGAGCGTATCTTCCCTTTACACTCTCCTTTTATCGAAAAGGTAGAAATGATTACTGAGGGTAAAGTACGTCGTGCACGTCTTTACTTCTTGCGTAACCTTAAAGGTAAAGCCGCTCGTATTAAGCCTAAAACTAATTGGTAA
- a CDS encoding N-acyl-D-amino-acid deacylase family protein, producing MKRIIINGVIIDGSGSEGFKGSVAIQDGVISAIGNDISTDGFDDVIDAQGMVISPGFIDTHSHSDLEVFKHPHLTPKVMQGVTTEFLGQDGIALAPLPIEYISPWRKNLAGLDGDKDDFDWEFKTTANYLKLLEKNGSATNLCYLIPHGNVRMEARGLDSGIATETELKKMCQVLQRELDAGGFGFSTGLIYMPCAYSDTREVTELCKVAAKNKVPFVIHQRSEADSILESMEEVISVGRDSGVNVHFSHFKLCGKNNAHLFDKVLALLDKAKAEGIKVSFDQYPYVAGSTMLGVILPPWVHSGGTDKLLERLNSPEDRKKMTADIWNGIQGWDNFVAFAGLDGIFVTDVKTEANKDILGKNLVELGQIRGKEPLEATYDLLYQESNAVGMVDFYGLEEHVKAFIARPEMNVCTDGLLGGKPHPRVYGAFARVLGKYVREERVISLHEAVRKMTSKPAEVFGLKNRGLLKVGYSADITVFDPATIIDKGTYQEPRQYPLGIKHVLVNGTPVVRDSKPLTDQLPGKVLRRS from the coding sequence ATGAAACGTATAATAATTAACGGTGTTATTATTGACGGTTCAGGTTCTGAAGGTTTTAAAGGTTCTGTTGCGATTCAAGATGGTGTAATTAGTGCCATTGGCAATGATATTTCCACAGATGGTTTTGATGATGTGATTGATGCCCAAGGTATGGTTATCAGCCCGGGGTTTATTGATACTCACAGCCATTCTGACCTTGAAGTTTTTAAACACCCGCATTTGACTCCAAAAGTTATGCAAGGTGTTACGACAGAATTTTTGGGTCAAGACGGTATTGCTTTGGCTCCGTTACCTATAGAATATATTAGTCCTTGGCGTAAAAACCTTGCCGGTCTTGACGGTGATAAAGATGATTTTGACTGGGAGTTTAAAACTACGGCAAATTATTTGAAATTATTGGAAAAGAACGGTTCTGCCACTAACCTTTGTTATCTTATTCCCCACGGTAACGTGCGAATGGAAGCTCGGGGTTTAGATAGCGGAATAGCCACGGAAACAGAACTGAAAAAAATGTGTCAGGTTTTACAGCGTGAACTTGATGCCGGTGGTTTTGGTTTTTCAACCGGCTTAATTTATATGCCTTGTGCTTATTCCGATACGCGTGAAGTTACAGAGCTTTGTAAGGTAGCCGCAAAAAATAAAGTGCCTTTTGTTATCCACCAACGTAGCGAAGCTGATTCTATTTTAGAATCAATGGAAGAAGTTATTTCTGTTGGGCGAGATTCTGGTGTGAATGTACATTTTTCACACTTTAAGCTCTGTGGCAAAAATAACGCACATTTGTTTGATAAGGTTTTGGCTTTGCTTGATAAAGCTAAGGCAGAGGGGATTAAGGTTTCTTTTGACCAATATCCTTATGTTGCCGGAAGCACTATGCTTGGCGTTATTTTACCGCCTTGGGTACACTCGGGCGGAACGGATAAATTGCTTGAGCGTCTTAACTCACCTGAAGATCGTAAAAAAATGACTGCGGATATTTGGAACGGTATTCAAGGTTGGGATAATTTTGTGGCTTTTGCCGGTTTAGACGGTATTTTTGTTACTGATGTTAAAACAGAAGCCAACAAAGATATTTTAGGCAAAAACTTGGTTGAATTAGGACAAATTCGTGGTAAAGAGCCTCTTGAAGCGACTTATGACCTTTTATATCAAGAATCAAACGCCGTGGGTATGGTTGATTTTTACGGGTTGGAAGAACACGTTAAAGCGTTTATTGCACGCCCGGAAATGAACGTTTGTACCGATGGTCTTTTAGGCGGAAAGCCTCACCCAAGAGTTTATGGTGCTTTTGCTCGTGTGCTTGGCAAGTATGTGAGAGAAGAACGGGTTATTTCTTTGCATGAAGCTGTGCGTAAAATGACAAGCAAGCCAGCAGAAGTCTTTGGTTTGAAAAATCGTGGTTTGTTAAAAGTAGGTTATTCTGCGGATATTACCGTTTTTGATCCTGCTACGATTATAGATAAAGGAACTTATCAAGAACCTCGTCAATATCCACTTGGCATTAAACATGTTTTAGTAAATGGAACTCCTGTTGTCAGGGATTCAAAACCGTTAACAGATCAGTTACCGGGAAAGGTTTTAAGAAGAAGCTAA
- a CDS encoding sodium:solute symporter family protein — protein METTGMNPTFYIVIAYMAVMIAIALYVSFKKVKSSEDYHLAGRSLGPLMMAGTLAAAEIGGGSTIGVAAKAYGSWGLSAGWYVVCAGIGIFLVSFVAPFLRRSMATTVPEIIGRRYGTPAHIITTFLSLCTLFVATAAQIQATSAIIETISGGDFVTVTIMVAIVVTLYTMLGGLVSVAFTDIVHILFITVGMAIAMPIILQGAGGWETVSANIAATAPQKLGLTEVGWKTIIGLILMYFMTFSTGQEAVQRYFAARDIKTARLGSFLCSALMALYGFIPAIIGLCALAHFPDIKATQAMPMAAMKFAPIMIAGLVMASVVAATMSSASGNLIASCTLFTKDVYQKYVNPNASDKTILFLSKAVVVVMGASCLIIALNPAIGIIELLVFGFTMRSAGPFAAFIFGFVYKNATVHGGLAAIIGGSIAAGVWQYYGEPYGVMSLVFGSIVSTILFFTVSKIERSMGVPAAPPAISAENIEQNRLSELR, from the coding sequence ATGGAAACAACAGGTATGAATCCAACATTTTATATTGTTATAGCTTATATGGCAGTAATGATTGCTATAGCTTTATATGTATCTTTTAAAAAAGTAAAAAGCTCAGAAGATTACCACTTAGCCGGGCGTTCTTTAGGGCCTTTAATGATGGCGGGAACTTTAGCGGCTGCTGAAATTGGTGGCGGTAGCACTATCGGTGTTGCGGCTAAAGCTTATGGTTCTTGGGGCTTATCCGCCGGTTGGTATGTTGTTTGTGCGGGTATTGGTATTTTCTTAGTATCATTCGTCGCTCCGTTTTTACGCCGCTCAATGGCAACAACCGTTCCTGAAATTATTGGGCGACGTTACGGAACTCCCGCTCATATTATAACGACCTTTTTATCTTTGTGTACTTTGTTTGTGGCAACAGCCGCACAGATACAAGCCACTAGTGCGATTATTGAAACTATTTCCGGTGGCGACTTTGTTACGGTAACTATTATGGTTGCTATTGTTGTTACTCTTTATACCATGCTTGGTGGTTTAGTTTCCGTTGCTTTTACTGATATTGTTCATATTCTTTTTATTACTGTAGGTATGGCGATTGCTATGCCGATTATTTTACAAGGTGCCGGCGGTTGGGAAACTGTTAGTGCGAATATTGCTGCTACTGCTCCTCAAAAATTAGGCTTAACTGAGGTAGGTTGGAAGACGATCATTGGTCTTATCCTGATGTATTTTATGACCTTCTCGACAGGGCAAGAAGCTGTTCAACGTTATTTTGCGGCACGTGATATTAAAACTGCTCGCTTAGGTTCTTTCCTTTGTTCAGCATTAATGGCTCTTTATGGCTTTATCCCTGCTATTATCGGTCTTTGTGCTTTAGCTCACTTCCCAGATATTAAAGCAACCCAAGCTATGCCTATGGCGGCTATGAAGTTTGCTCCTATAATGATCGCTGGTTTAGTTATGGCTTCTGTTGTTGCCGCTACTATGTCTAGTGCATCAGGTAACTTAATCGCTTCTTGTACTTTGTTTACCAAAGACGTTTATCAAAAATATGTTAACCCTAACGCGAGTGATAAGACTATCTTATTTTTAAGTAAGGCTGTTGTTGTTGTGATGGGTGCATCTTGTCTTATTATTGCTTTAAACCCTGCTATCGGTATTATTGAATTGTTAGTATTCGGCTTTACCATGCGTTCTGCCGGTCCTTTCGCTGCCTTTATTTTTGGTTTTGTTTATAAAAATGCTACCGTACACGGTGGATTGGCTGCTATTATTGGTGGTTCTATCGCCGCCGGTGTTTGGCAGTATTATGGCGAACCTTATGGTGTTATGTCTCTGGTTTTTGGTTCTATCGTAAGTACGATTTTATTCTTTACTGTATCTAAGATCGAACGTAGCATGGGTGTTCCTGCTGCTCCGCCTGCTATTAGTGCTGAAAATATCGAACAAAACCGTCTTTCAGAGTTGAGATAG
- a CDS encoding YgeY family selenium metabolism-linked hydrolase — MLTSSEEKEVRELCQALIKSQSLSGHEDGVVKILKDYMEKNAFDEVFVDRYGSIIGCIKGKRPGLKILFDGHIDTVPVPDPSVWKHDPFGGEIDNGRIYGRGTSDMKGAVAAMCVAAAKFARDTKRDFAGSVYVAGVVHEECFEGIAAREISERVKPDVVIIGEASQLNLKIGQRGRAEVVIETFGVPAHSASPDKGVNAVHAMMKLSAELEKVTPKADPILGAGVSVLTDIISTPYPGASVVPSHCRATYDRRLLVGETPESVIEPYNEAIKRVSASDPKFKAKASFARGHENCHTGNTIEGERFFPGWLFEEKEEFIQKPLIALKAAGFNPSISHYSFCTNGSHYAGEKGIHTFGFGPSLETLAHTIDEYIEESQLYSATEGYAIISNSLLKD, encoded by the coding sequence ATGCTTACATCCAGTGAAGAAAAAGAAGTAAGAGAACTTTGTCAGGCACTAATCAAAAGCCAAAGCTTATCAGGGCATGAAGACGGTGTTGTAAAGATTCTCAAAGATTATATGGAAAAAAACGCTTTTGACGAAGTTTTTGTTGATCGTTACGGCAGTATAATTGGTTGTATAAAAGGTAAAAGACCGGGGTTAAAAATTTTATTTGATGGTCATATCGATACCGTACCTGTACCTGATCCAAGCGTTTGGAAGCATGATCCTTTTGGCGGAGAAATAGATAACGGTCGCATTTACGGTCGTGGAACTTCTGATATGAAAGGTGCGGTTGCGGCTATGTGTGTTGCGGCTGCTAAATTTGCCAGAGATACCAAGCGTGATTTTGCGGGTTCTGTTTATGTTGCCGGTGTTGTGCATGAAGAATGTTTTGAAGGAATAGCCGCTCGTGAAATCAGTGAACGAGTTAAGCCTGATGTGGTAATTATCGGTGAAGCTTCTCAACTTAACCTTAAGATAGGTCAAAGAGGTAGAGCGGAAGTCGTTATAGAAACTTTTGGCGTTCCTGCTCACTCTGCTAGCCCCGATAAAGGCGTTAACGCTGTTCATGCCATGATGAAACTTTCCGCCGAGCTTGAAAAAGTTACTCCAAAAGCAGACCCAATTTTAGGAGCAGGCGTTTCTGTTTTAACAGATATTATTTCAACGCCTTACCCCGGTGCTTCTGTTGTTCCGAGCCATTGCCGTGCAACTTATGATCGCCGTTTATTGGTGGGTGAAACGCCTGAAAGTGTAATTGAACCTTACAATGAAGCTATTAAGCGCGTGAGTGCTTCCGACCCTAAATTTAAAGCCAAGGCGAGTTTTGCTCGTGGACATGAAAATTGTCATACCGGAAATACTATTGAGGGCGAACGTTTCTTCCCGGGTTGGTTGTTTGAAGAAAAAGAAGAATTTATTCAAAAACCGTTGATTGCTTTAAAGGCCGCTGGTTTTAATCCTTCTATTTCACATTATTCATTTTGTACCAATGGTAGCCACTATGCAGGAGAAAAAGGAATTCATACCTTTGGGTTTGGTCCTTCTCTTGAAACTTTGGCTCACACTATTGATGAATATATTGAAGAAAGTCAATTGTATAGTGCAACCGAAGGTTACGCTATTATCAGCAACTCTTTATTAAAGGACTAG
- the dpaL gene encoding diaminopropionate ammonia-lyase, producing MSSVEFFKNPRLKKVGEGASLEDFSTKEATLVRNFHKSFREYSLTPLVKLNKLAEDFGVDSIFVKDESKRFGLNAFKVLGGSYAIGRLLAQKLNRSIESLTRDELCSDQVHKQLGDITFATATDGNHGRGVAWTAQQLKQKAAVYMPKGSAQIRVDNIRATGATCTVTDLNYDDAVRLANENAEKHGWIMVQDTAWEGYEDIPRWIMQGYMTLTIEALEQLREQGVERPTHVFLQAGVGSFAGAALGFIASAFGDNLPITTIVEPEKADCIYKSMVAADGKPHNVTGDLDTLMAGLACGEPSTISWGVLRDYAAGSISCPDYIAANGMRILSSPLGDDQRVISGESGAVTCGILEYIMKSPKGAEIRKALGLDKNSKVLLISTEGDTSPNTFKEVVWHGAFPEPK from the coding sequence ATGAGTTCGGTTGAGTTTTTTAAAAATCCAAGGTTGAAAAAAGTCGGAGAAGGTGCAAGTTTAGAAGATTTTAGCACTAAGGAAGCGACACTTGTACGTAATTTTCATAAAAGTTTTCGTGAATATAGTTTAACTCCTTTGGTCAAGCTTAATAAATTGGCTGAAGACTTTGGCGTAGATAGTATTTTTGTGAAAGACGAATCTAAGCGTTTCGGCTTAAACGCCTTTAAGGTTTTAGGCGGTTCTTATGCTATTGGTCGTTTATTGGCTCAAAAATTAAATCGTTCAATTGAAAGTTTGACTCGTGATGAGCTTTGTTCTGATCAAGTTCATAAACAACTTGGTGATATTACTTTTGCTACTGCAACTGATGGTAACCACGGGCGTGGAGTGGCTTGGACAGCACAGCAATTAAAACAAAAAGCCGCTGTTTATATGCCTAAAGGTTCCGCTCAGATTAGAGTTGATAATATCAGAGCGACCGGTGCAACTTGTACTGTTACTGATTTAAACTATGACGATGCGGTCAGACTCGCTAATGAAAATGCTGAGAAACATGGTTGGATCATGGTTCAAGATACGGCTTGGGAAGGTTATGAAGACATTCCTCGTTGGATTATGCAAGGTTATATGACTCTTACTATCGAAGCCTTGGAACAATTGCGTGAGCAAGGTGTAGAACGCCCGACTCACGTTTTTTTACAAGCAGGCGTAGGCTCTTTTGCCGGTGCGGCTCTTGGTTTTATTGCTTCTGCTTTTGGTGATAATTTACCGATAACTACCATTGTTGAACCTGAAAAAGCAGATTGTATTTATAAGTCAATGGTTGCTGCTGATGGTAAACCACATAACGTAACCGGAGATTTAGATACTTTAATGGCCGGTCTTGCTTGCGGAGAGCCAAGTACTATCAGTTGGGGTGTGTTAAGAGATTACGCTGCTGGTAGCATTTCTTGTCCTGACTATATTGCCGCCAACGGAATGCGTATTTTATCTTCTCCATTAGGTGATGATCAAAGAGTTATTTCAGGAGAGTCCGGTGCCGTTACTTGCGGTATTCTTGAATATATTATGAAAAGCCCTAAAGGAGCTGAAATTCGTAAGGCTTTGGGCTTAGATAAAAATTCTAAAGTATTGTTGATCAGTACAGAGGGTGATACTTCGCCGAATACTTTTAAAGAAGTTGTCTGGCATGGTGCATTTCCTGAACCAAAATAA